A portion of the Cellulophaga algicola DSM 14237 genome contains these proteins:
- a CDS encoding arylsulfatase, with translation MNHKLMGLLIFITFFSGFSMQKNKENPPNVILILADDLGIGDLGCQGNPWIKTPKIDAFYQEAVRMTDFHVSPLCTPTRAALMTGQYPINNGAWATFKGRDALSEDASTIADIFKANGYKTGLFGKWHLGDNYPSRPTDSGFDTAIHHLAGGIGELSDYWGNSYFDDVYYVNNQPKQFEGYCTDVWFKEATRFIAQNKEDPFFVYLPLNAPHDPLIVAEKYAEPYKKLEGKEISSANLYGMIANIDENFGKFHQYLEEQNLLENTILIFMSDNGTRFGYSRDGKFGYNKGYRGIKGDKEEGGHRVPFFIRWPDGKIAGGRDVNTNAAHVDLIPTLAALCHLSIPESTPLDGLDFSSSILSKESLASNRTIFLHNRQDWRPPYYEDGTCIIKNQWRLINGTALYDITKDPQQHQNLADKYPEIVVQLLKENKVFLNSVKTNKTYSELPLNHIGSKEQLELKLTIQHAIGEDEGIWKCEQVAEGMKNTNNTHAIYVEQEGDYLISLRRWPKECPGAIWDVPHENPKNLFQYKRITPTKAKISIANQILEKGIKPQEEEVVFTVHLQKGKTFLINDFIENETSYGVYYTYITQID, from the coding sequence ATGAACCATAAATTAATGGGACTACTAATCTTTATAACTTTTTTTTCGGGGTTTTCGATGCAAAAAAATAAAGAGAATCCTCCTAATGTTATTTTAATTTTAGCAGATGATTTAGGTATCGGAGATTTAGGGTGTCAGGGTAATCCATGGATAAAAACACCGAAAATAGACGCTTTTTATCAGGAAGCTGTACGCATGACCGATTTTCATGTGAGTCCGTTATGCACCCCAACGAGAGCCGCACTAATGACAGGGCAGTATCCTATTAATAATGGGGCTTGGGCAACGTTTAAAGGAAGAGATGCCTTGTCTGAAGATGCTAGTACTATAGCTGATATTTTTAAGGCGAATGGGTATAAAACTGGCTTATTTGGAAAATGGCACTTAGGCGATAATTACCCATCAAGACCTACAGACAGTGGTTTTGATACGGCTATACACCATCTTGCCGGTGGTATTGGAGAATTGTCAGATTATTGGGGTAATAGTTATTTTGATGATGTGTATTATGTAAATAACCAGCCAAAACAATTTGAAGGCTACTGTACAGATGTATGGTTTAAAGAAGCGACACGTTTTATTGCTCAAAATAAAGAGGACCCATTTTTTGTTTACTTGCCTTTAAATGCACCACATGACCCTTTAATTGTTGCGGAAAAATATGCAGAGCCTTATAAGAAATTAGAAGGTAAAGAAATTAGTAGTGCAAATCTTTATGGTATGATCGCCAATATAGATGAAAATTTTGGCAAATTCCACCAGTATTTAGAGGAACAAAATTTGCTAGAAAATACCATTCTTATCTTTATGAGTGATAATGGTACTAGATTTGGTTATAGTAGAGACGGTAAGTTTGGCTATAACAAAGGCTACAGGGGTATAAAAGGTGATAAAGAAGAAGGTGGCCACCGTGTACCGTTTTTTATTCGTTGGCCTGATGGTAAGATAGCAGGGGGAAGAGATGTAAATACAAATGCTGCGCATGTAGATTTAATACCGACATTAGCTGCATTATGTCACTTAAGTATTCCTGAAAGCACACCATTAGACGGACTTGATTTTTCATCATCCATTTTATCCAAAGAGTCCTTAGCTTCTAATCGCACTATTTTTCTACACAATCGTCAAGATTGGAGGCCACCTTATTATGAAGATGGCACGTGTATTATCAAAAATCAATGGCGATTGATTAATGGTACGGCATTGTATGATATCACCAAAGACCCCCAACAACACCAAAATTTAGCAGACAAGTATCCAGAAATAGTTGTGCAATTACTAAAGGAAAATAAAGTATTCTTAAATTCCGTAAAAACAAATAAAACCTATTCTGAATTGCCTTTGAATCATATAGGATCTAAAGAGCAGCTAGAACTTAAACTTACAATTCAACATGCTATTGGTGAGGATGAGGGTATTTGGAAATGTGAACAGGTGGCAGAGGGAATGAAAAATACCAACAATACTCATGCAATATATGTTGAACAAGAAGGTGATTATTTAATATCCCTTCGTAGATGGCCCAAAGAATGCCCTGGAGCTATTTGGGATGTGCCCCACGAAAACCCAAAGAACTTATTTCAATATAAAAGGATTACACCAACAAAGGCGAAGATATCTATAGCCAATCAAATACTCGAAAAAGGCATCAAACCTCAAGAAGAAGAAGTAGTTTTTACAGTGCATTTACAAAAAGGCAAAACTTTTCTAATTAATGATTTTATTGAAAATGAGACATCATACGGTGTTTACTATACTTATATAACGCAAATAGATTAA
- a CDS encoding glycoside hydrolase family 28 protein has protein sequence MKKILLLFLLGFTTILQANDYNVLDYGAKGDGTSKDTKAVQAAIDACTKNGGGNVIIPAGKTVLIGTIYLKNFVTLYIENGAVLLGSPNYEDYTTDTHKNRYKNEPHMDRCLIFASDAKYFAIKGLGTIDGNGHPKYFTKEKGGRPMMMRFLNCTNIQLKEVTLINPAAWTSAWLYCDQIVVDSIKIISRVNQNGDGLDFDGCTNVRVANSSFDTSDDSICLQTSRPDKPCKDIVITNCVFTSKWAAMRIGLASRGDFESVTVSNCTFHDIQDSGLKIQMNEGGEMKNMIFSNIVMKNVPRPIFMTFCQQRAGVDTPETMFPMKEMHSFSFNNMIIDNRELDKNSVIFLTGMPDNYIRDIQLNNIQMTVSGGGTFADATKKEINEYTLETLNGWWPEFSKVGTLPASGVYARHIDGLYINNFQLITISDDKRKAIVLDDVINGNAKNVYLNGKELTNPELKLN, from the coding sequence ATGAAAAAAATACTACTGTTATTCCTTTTAGGATTTACAACGATTTTACAAGCCAATGATTATAATGTTTTAGACTATGGCGCTAAAGGAGACGGAACTTCTAAAGATACCAAAGCGGTGCAAGCTGCCATTGATGCCTGCACTAAAAATGGAGGTGGAAACGTAATTATACCTGCTGGTAAAACCGTTTTGATTGGCACTATCTACTTGAAAAATTTTGTCACCCTTTATATTGAAAATGGAGCTGTTTTATTAGGTAGCCCCAACTACGAGGACTACACCACAGACACTCATAAGAATAGGTATAAAAACGAACCTCATATGGATCGTTGCTTAATTTTTGCGAGTGATGCCAAATACTTTGCGATTAAAGGCTTAGGAACCATAGATGGCAATGGACATCCAAAATATTTTACAAAAGAAAAAGGTGGCCGCCCTATGATGATGCGCTTTCTTAATTGCACCAATATTCAATTAAAAGAGGTAACGCTGATTAACCCTGCCGCTTGGACTTCTGCATGGTTGTATTGTGATCAAATTGTGGTAGATAGCATTAAAATAATAAGTCGTGTAAACCAAAATGGAGACGGACTAGATTTTGACGGCTGCACCAATGTACGCGTCGCTAATTCTTCTTTTGACACGAGTGATGATTCTATTTGTTTGCAAACCTCAAGACCCGATAAACCCTGTAAAGATATTGTAATTACCAATTGTGTATTTACCAGTAAATGGGCTGCTATGCGTATTGGTCTAGCCTCTAGAGGAGACTTTGAATCTGTAACCGTAAGCAATTGCACTTTTCATGACATACAAGATTCAGGGTTAAAAATTCAAATGAATGAAGGTGGAGAAATGAAAAATATGATTTTTTCGAATATAGTCATGAAAAATGTTCCTAGACCAATTTTCATGACCTTTTGCCAGCAACGCGCTGGTGTAGATACTCCGGAAACCATGTTTCCGATGAAAGAAATGCATAGTTTCTCTTTCAATAATATGATAATAGACAACCGAGAACTCGATAAAAATTCAGTTATTTTTTTAACGGGAATGCCCGATAATTACATCAGAGATATTCAATTAAATAACATTCAAATGACGGTTTCTGGTGGCGGTACTTTTGCAGATGCCACTAAAAAAGAAATCAATGAATATACACTGGAAACCTTAAATGGCTGGTGGCCCGAATTTAGTAAAGTAGGTACACTACCCGCTTCTGGAGTTTATGCTAGGCATATTGATGGGCTATATATCAACAATTTTCAATTAATCACTATTTCAGATGATAAGCGTAAGGCTATAGTTTTAGATGATGTCATAAATGGAAACGCCAAGAATGTATATCTAAATGGAAAAGAGCTAACGAATCCTGAATTAAAATTAAATTAA
- a CDS encoding VPS10 domain-containing protein has protein sequence MKKTAILFFTFMLITAKAECQEKSKIDFFKQIKTEKVISDSTIVWKNFGPGMSGYNEEFWTHPTDPNSMFMGPDMHVSYGTWDGAKSWHTLKDSDGSGFDMERVLDIVFSKQNPDFGVALERRGDVYTSYNRGRTWKLIYHIPRIEGNHPSNAHTKIAIHPKNDNEWLIGAGDFWNIKDNHRSLANPHGAINDRASYGYILKTVDAGKTWSKIASNISKNLDVGRIIYHPTNPSTIFIATNYGLYTSTNGGVDWHASHEGLPNNLPRDLTSYYDEKTGAFILYLVEQTMYSSNGNTISSKGGVYKSTDYGKSWENITSNLTIDLNKINFSAEIDRYYKTIGSWFNLSKNEAKDKYSNLPSEILPVFNRLVVNPINPDEIYVSFNKKHDVTFGAGDVWKTDNGGASWFACARQGSYWLSEKDKAYWQGRNNPIGANVEFAHLQTYMDHEVERSGNRMMNINSLGEVFIGIDQQTLKSSDQGKTWQQIDDYETSVGSNKWIGRGDSNLPGRFMLLETGIKNRRLLASGEHGLWQTTDLEDWPDKQAVAVKQLDGQVQDYEGNHGQHSTATVAVHPTDPNIIYSLAWRQEHRGKFRRSKDAGKTWENIATIFDAANNSWEGVATQYSLTIDPENPKNMYFCTVKNPISEVGSKAPQLTKGGYGFYRSFDGGYTWELNNTGFHKNASVRRITMDPQNSNNLYAALNDANGGLYSTTDKGSTWKKMTLPAEIKAVNSIFIDRNNGYFYIATGRRTGSYEEGGVWRSKNKGKKWQQLFKAPFVWQVESSPVNPELLVISVASQPIAMADNFKNPGIYLSTDAGENWNKINKGLGQPDKMVDVKPDPYNENVLWAAGWGSGWFITYLNGTKEPWLNK, from the coding sequence ATGAAAAAAACAGCTATTTTATTTTTTACTTTCATGTTAATTACTGCTAAGGCAGAATGTCAAGAGAAAAGCAAAATTGATTTCTTCAAACAAATAAAAACAGAAAAAGTTATTTCTGATTCCACCATAGTTTGGAAGAATTTTGGTCCTGGAATGTCTGGATATAACGAAGAGTTTTGGACACACCCAACAGATCCAAATTCGATGTTCATGGGGCCAGATATGCATGTGAGTTATGGCACTTGGGACGGAGCAAAATCTTGGCATACCTTAAAAGATTCTGATGGCAGTGGTTTTGATATGGAACGTGTGTTGGATATTGTTTTTTCTAAGCAAAATCCTGATTTTGGGGTAGCCTTAGAACGCCGTGGAGATGTGTATACTTCCTATAATCGCGGAAGAACATGGAAATTAATTTATCATATCCCAAGAATAGAAGGCAACCACCCCAGTAATGCGCATACAAAAATAGCTATTCACCCTAAAAATGATAATGAATGGTTAATTGGTGCTGGTGATTTTTGGAATATAAAAGATAATCACAGAAGTTTAGCTAATCCTCACGGTGCTATTAATGACCGCGCTAGTTATGGCTATATTCTAAAAACAGTAGATGCCGGAAAAACCTGGTCTAAAATAGCTTCAAATATTTCAAAAAATTTAGATGTAGGTAGAATTATCTATCACCCAACAAATCCAAGTACCATTTTTATAGCCACAAATTACGGGCTCTATACTAGTACTAATGGCGGTGTAGATTGGCATGCAAGCCATGAAGGCTTACCTAATAATTTACCAAGAGACCTTACCTCTTATTACGATGAAAAAACAGGAGCGTTTATATTATATCTGGTTGAGCAAACAATGTATAGTTCAAATGGAAATACAATAAGTTCAAAAGGAGGGGTATATAAAAGTACAGATTACGGAAAATCTTGGGAGAATATTACCAGTAATCTAACTATCGATTTAAATAAAATTAATTTTTCTGCGGAGATAGATCGGTATTATAAAACTATTGGTTCTTGGTTTAATCTTTCTAAAAATGAAGCCAAAGATAAATATTCCAATTTGCCATCAGAGATCTTACCGGTGTTCAATCGGTTGGTGGTGAATCCCATAAATCCTGACGAAATCTATGTATCGTTTAATAAAAAGCATGACGTTACTTTTGGAGCTGGCGATGTTTGGAAAACAGATAATGGAGGTGCGTCTTGGTTTGCTTGTGCTAGACAGGGATCTTATTGGCTTAGTGAAAAAGATAAAGCATATTGGCAAGGGAGAAACAATCCTATAGGCGCTAATGTTGAATTTGCGCATTTGCAAACCTATATGGACCATGAAGTAGAACGTTCTGGTAATCGTATGATGAATATTAATTCATTAGGAGAAGTATTTATCGGTATAGATCAGCAGACCCTTAAGTCATCAGATCAGGGTAAAACATGGCAGCAGATAGATGATTACGAAACTTCTGTAGGAAGTAATAAATGGATAGGTCGTGGAGATAGTAATCTGCCAGGAAGGTTTATGTTGCTAGAAACAGGTATAAAAAATAGAAGATTATTAGCCAGTGGTGAACACGGATTATGGCAGACCACAGATTTAGAAGATTGGCCAGACAAACAAGCAGTGGCTGTAAAGCAGCTAGATGGTCAAGTTCAGGATTATGAAGGGAACCATGGGCAACATTCAACAGCTACGGTTGCAGTGCATCCTACTGATCCTAATATTATTTATTCCTTAGCTTGGCGTCAAGAACACAGAGGTAAATTTCGAAGAAGTAAAGATGCAGGTAAAACATGGGAAAATATAGCTACTATTTTTGATGCAGCAAATAATTCGTGGGAAGGCGTGGCTACTCAATATTCTTTAACGATAGATCCTGAGAATCCTAAAAACATGTATTTCTGTACGGTTAAAAATCCTATTTCAGAAGTAGGTAGTAAAGCACCTCAATTAACAAAAGGCGGCTATGGTTTTTACCGTTCTTTTGATGGAGGGTATACTTGGGAACTAAACAATACAGGCTTTCATAAAAATGCTAGTGTTCGTAGAATAACAATGGATCCACAAAATTCGAATAACTTATATGCTGCTTTGAATGATGCTAATGGCGGACTCTATAGCACTACCGATAAAGGGAGTACTTGGAAGAAAATGACACTGCCTGCAGAAATAAAAGCCGTCAATTCTATTTTTATTGACCGCAATAATGGATATTTCTACATCGCTACGGGGCGCCGTACGGGTAGTTATGAAGAAGGCGGTGTATGGCGTAGTAAAAATAAAGGAAAGAAATGGCAGCAGCTATTTAAAGCTCCTTTTGTGTGGCAAGTAGAATCATCACCTGTTAATCCAGAGTTGTTAGTGATAAGTGTCGCAAGTCAGCCAATAGCTATGGCAGATAATTTTAAGAATCCGGGGATTTATCTTTCGACGGATGCAGGTGAAAATTGGAATAAAATAAATAAGGGTCTAGGGCAGCCAGATAAAATGGTAGATGTAAAACCAGATCCGTATAATGAAAACGTGCTATGGGCAGCAGGTTGGGGTAGTGGTTGGTTTATTACCTATTTAAATGGGACTAAAGAACCTTGGTTGAACAAGTAA
- a CDS encoding sulfatase family protein, with protein sequence MNYRFLFSTLLFCCFANLKAQQPNVVWIVSEDNSKHYMKLFDAHGVHTPNIEKLAQNGIQFNRAFSNAAVCCAARSSIITGVFGPKLATHYHRSEQKVTLPENIKMFPEYLRDAGYYTSNNAKEDYNIHKSNEVWDDSSNKASWRNRKKGQPFFHVYNIGTTHEGSLHFSQKEMETLKTETALESVFVQPNHPQTKTFSYTNAFYRDRIIKMDAEVGEVIRELERDNLLESTIIFYYGDHGGVLPNSKGYLKETGLHVPLVVSVPEKYQNLSPFSSGTATNTFVSFIDFSATVLNLAGITIPETIDGTPFLGTNISKNTLQNNETYGYADRFDEKYDMVRSLRKGNLKYIRNFQPFMVDGLMNNYRYKQLAYKEWKALFDTGKLNDIQSQFFKPKVAEELYDVENDPYETINLANNPAYQKSLKQLRKNLSGWMRSMPDLSLFPENYIIDEAFNDPITFGTAHKKEISNYLKIANLQLIPFEKAKPKLAKYLDSSDDLERYWALITCSSFSTQAAVFSNQIQQIMRSDSLLINRMRAAEFFGITGILDSSNYLTEMLYDSTNEKEALLILNTIALQQDYYQKYQFNIDIKKLDKAVFNNKLIQERLKYLNHELQY encoded by the coding sequence ATGAACTATCGCTTTTTATTCTCCACACTCCTATTTTGTTGTTTCGCCAACCTTAAAGCACAACAGCCTAACGTTGTTTGGATTGTTTCAGAAGACAATTCCAAACATTACATGAAACTTTTTGATGCACATGGTGTACACACTCCAAATATTGAAAAACTAGCCCAAAACGGAATCCAGTTTAACCGCGCTTTTTCAAATGCTGCTGTTTGCTGTGCTGCAAGGTCTAGTATTATTACGGGTGTTTTTGGACCGAAACTAGCAACACATTATCATAGATCAGAACAAAAAGTAACACTACCTGAAAACATTAAAATGTTTCCTGAATACCTGCGAGATGCCGGGTATTATACGAGCAATAATGCAAAGGAAGATTATAATATTCACAAAAGCAATGAAGTCTGGGATGACTCTTCCAACAAAGCTAGCTGGAGAAACAGAAAAAAAGGACAGCCCTTTTTTCATGTGTATAACATAGGCACCACCCATGAAGGAAGTTTACATTTCTCTCAGAAAGAAATGGAGACATTAAAAACGGAGACTGCCCTAGAATCTGTATTTGTACAACCCAATCATCCACAAACAAAAACCTTTTCATATACAAATGCATTTTACCGCGACAGAATTATTAAGATGGATGCTGAAGTAGGCGAAGTAATCCGGGAATTAGAACGTGACAACCTATTAGAAAGCACTATCATCTTTTACTATGGAGATCATGGCGGAGTTTTACCCAATAGCAAAGGCTATTTAAAAGAAACTGGTTTACATGTTCCTTTAGTAGTCTCCGTTCCTGAAAAATACCAAAACCTATCCCCTTTTTCAAGTGGCACGGCAACAAATACCTTCGTTAGCTTCATAGATTTTAGTGCTACGGTATTAAACTTAGCTGGTATTACAATACCTGAAACCATAGACGGAACACCTTTTTTAGGTACGAACATCTCAAAAAACACCCTGCAAAATAATGAAACGTATGGTTATGCAGATCGGTTTGATGAAAAGTATGACATGGTCAGAAGCTTGCGAAAAGGCAACTTAAAATATATAAGAAATTTTCAACCTTTTATGGTAGATGGGCTTATGAATAACTATAGGTACAAGCAATTGGCGTACAAAGAATGGAAAGCACTTTTCGATACTGGAAAACTTAACGACATACAATCGCAATTTTTCAAACCTAAGGTTGCCGAAGAATTATATGATGTTGAAAATGACCCTTATGAAACCATCAATCTTGCGAACAATCCTGCATATCAAAAAAGCTTAAAACAGCTTAGAAAAAACCTAAGTGGTTGGATGAGATCAATGCCAGACCTGTCATTATTTCCTGAAAATTATATTATTGACGAGGCTTTTAATGACCCTATTACTTTCGGGACAGCCCACAAAAAAGAAATTTCTAATTATTTAAAAATTGCCAATTTACAGCTTATTCCGTTTGAAAAGGCAAAACCAAAATTAGCTAAGTATTTAGATTCTTCTGATGATCTAGAACGCTATTGGGCATTGATTACGTGTTCTAGCTTTAGCACACAAGCAGCTGTATTTTCTAATCAAATTCAGCAAATAATGAGGTCTGACTCTTTGTTGATCAATAGAATGCGCGCTGCAGAATTTTTTGGTATTACCGGAATATTGGATAGTTCTAACTATTTAACAGAGATGTTATATGACTCTACCAATGAAAAAGAGGCGCTTTTAATACTCAACACTATCGCTTTACAACAAGATTATTATCAGAAATACCAATTTAATATAGACATCAAAAAATTAGACAAGGCTGTTTTCAACAACAAACTAATTCAAGAAAGGCTCAAATATCTTAATCACGAATTACAGTATTAA
- a CDS encoding sulfatase-like hydrolase/transferase produces MKLEIVRSAIFGFFLVIVQQSIAQEKPNIILLYADDISARELPIYGSSVWSLPKGGDTSDMQYRAQTPVLNHLAEEGIYVKTAWAATICSPSRAMMMTGRYAHQHKWWHNSDKGKAPDQKGSWNLYDSSAYTLEDIANKGGVCYLLGRQNPNENFRF; encoded by the coding sequence ATGAAACTAGAAATTGTTAGAAGTGCCATTTTTGGATTTTTTTTAGTGATTGTACAACAGAGTATTGCTCAAGAGAAGCCTAATATTATTTTACTTTATGCCGATGATATTAGTGCTAGAGAATTACCTATTTATGGCTCCTCAGTATGGAGTTTACCTAAAGGGGGCGATACTTCAGATATGCAATACCGAGCCCAAACTCCTGTTTTAAATCATTTGGCAGAAGAAGGAATCTATGTAAAAACGGCTTGGGCTGCTACCATATGTTCTCCGAGTAGAGCTATGATGATGACGGGCAGGTATGCACACCAGCACAAGTGGTGGCATAATAGCGATAAAGGAAAAGCACCTGACCAAAAAGGAAGCTGGAACCTGTATGATAGTTCTGCTTATACACTAGAAGATATTGCTAATAAAGGGGGGGTATGCTACCTACTGGGCAGGCAAAACCCAAATGAAAATTTCAGGTTTTAA
- a CDS encoding sulfatase-like hydrolase/transferase, with product MNLKKVFLFLAVFYSINSQAQLNILFIESDDQSNQAVGAYGNEAMITPNIDALAKEGTSFTAAYNMGCWSPAVCIPSRTMLIYGKYIWESQKINKQNAPKSLPEKLHDKGYYTYMTGKWHAMGKNAKEIFDETGSIQAGQLKTYNSPAGHITDITANEAVSFLNTYDKTKPFFAYVAFNAPHVPRQTEQKYYDMYPAEEMVLPPSVINNTPLNTNVKYQYTNDPLQSKTMQQRVQQNNAMVTHMDTGIGAIIQALKDKGIYDNTIIVFTSDHGINFGENGVAGKVCLYEPSVTAPLIIKAPLAKPNTKIASRVYLQDVVPTLFDLLGLEMKEPTDFESLAPLLTHTGKARASIYLAMFDDQRGIISQNKKLIVYPKTGNLELYDLKNDPWETRNLIRKQKSKSTITSLLSKLKDWQLKTLDETDLTSIYTKYSL from the coding sequence ATGAACTTAAAAAAGGTATTTTTATTTTTAGCAGTTTTCTATTCAATCAACAGCCAAGCTCAACTAAATATTCTCTTTATAGAATCTGATGATCAGAGCAATCAAGCAGTTGGCGCCTATGGCAATGAGGCTATGATTACACCCAATATTGATGCACTCGCCAAAGAAGGAACTTCTTTTACTGCCGCTTACAATATGGGTTGTTGGTCTCCCGCAGTTTGCATTCCTAGTAGGACCATGCTTATCTACGGAAAATATATTTGGGAATCTCAAAAAATAAACAAGCAAAACGCACCAAAGTCGCTACCGGAAAAATTACACGATAAGGGCTATTATACCTATATGACCGGAAAATGGCATGCCATGGGAAAGAATGCTAAAGAAATTTTTGATGAAACCGGAAGCATTCAAGCTGGGCAATTGAAAACCTACAATTCTCCTGCTGGGCACATCACGGATATTACCGCTAACGAAGCCGTTTCTTTTTTAAATACCTATGATAAAACAAAACCATTTTTCGCCTATGTAGCATTTAATGCTCCGCATGTTCCCAGACAAACCGAGCAAAAATATTATGATATGTATCCCGCAGAGGAGATGGTCTTACCACCAAGTGTAATTAATAATACTCCGCTTAATACAAACGTAAAATACCAGTATACCAATGATCCCTTACAATCTAAAACCATGCAGCAACGCGTACAGCAAAACAATGCTATGGTTACCCATATGGATACTGGTATTGGAGCTATCATCCAAGCCTTAAAAGACAAAGGAATTTATGACAATACCATCATAGTTTTTACTTCTGATCATGGAATTAATTTTGGTGAAAATGGTGTCGCGGGTAAGGTATGCCTCTATGAACCAAGTGTTACCGCACCATTGATTATTAAAGCACCATTGGCTAAACCTAATACTAAAATTGCATCTCGAGTGTATTTACAAGATGTGGTACCTACCCTATTTGATTTGCTAGGCCTTGAAATGAAAGAGCCAACAGATTTCGAAAGTTTAGCTCCTTTATTAACTCATACAGGAAAAGCTAGAGCCTCTATTTATCTAGCCATGTTTGATGACCAACGAGGTATTATCTCACAAAACAAAAAACTAATCGTTTACCCCAAAACGGGAAATTTAGAATTGTATGATTTAAAAAATGACCCATGGGAAACAAGAAACCTCATCCGTAAACAGAAATCAAAATCTACCATCACCAGTCTTTTAAGTAAGTTAAAAGACTGGCAATTAAAAACGTTAGATGAAACTGATTTAACCAGTATTTATACCAAATACAGTCTGTAA